TATTCAGGGAAGAGCTGGTTAAAAGCTGCTCAATCCTGTGATGGTCATTAATTCGCTGCATAATATCCCCGGTCATCCGCGTATCAAAAAAACTGATGGGAAGCTTCATCAATTTAATAAAGAAATCGGAAATAATAGAAATATTGATTCTTGCGGAAAGATGCAGTAAAATCCAGCTCCGGATGACCTCAATGCCCATCCTGCCTACGAAAAGCATAATCTGCGCCAGCAGCACCAGATAAATAAAGTTCAGGTCCTGATTCTGAATACCGACGTCCACAATACTCTGGGTAAGAAACGGGAGAATAAGGGAGAGTAAACTTCCCGCTAAGAGCCCCACGGCAAGCTGAATCACCAGTGATTTGTACTTCAGCAGGTATTTTGACAGGAAACTGAAGCTGGCTTTGCTTTCCTGGTCATCAAATTCAGACTGGAAAAAAGCAGGCGTTGTTTCTAAAATAAGAACAATACCTTCCTCCGTCTTTTCATCTGCATTCTCGCCGATCCAGAGTTTAATAAATTCTTCACGGGAATACGTAATCAGGCCGTAACCCGGATCCGAAACATATATTTTATTGTTTTTGTCGATTTTATAAACCACTACGAAATGGTTTTTGTTCCAGTGTACAATGCACGGAAGCGGAACTTCTTCAGCAAGTGACTCAAAATTGATCTGAACGCCCAATGAACGGAATCCCAGGTCTTCGGCAGCATCGCTTAAGCCAAGCAGGCTGCTTCCTTCCCGGGTTGTTTCTGATAGGTTACGGATTTGCTGTAAGGAAATGCTTTTACCGTAATGTTTACTTACGATACGAAGGCAGGTAGGGCCGCAGTCTTTAGAATCGGGCTGGCGGTAGAAAGGAAAAGATTTCAATAATTTATGCTTTATATTTAAAACAAGTTGTCGCCAAATGACGACAATTGTTTTTATTTTTTAAAGATGTTAGTTTAATAGCAATATCTGTTACAATAATAAATGCAGAATCCTTCTGAAACAGGATCATTTACACATTCGTTTCTTGATACATAGCATTTAGTAGATGCAGCTTGTCCTGCAACACATTCAGGAGTGATTCCCCCTTTTACTAACTTTAAATTTGTTCTTGAAATTTTTTTTAGATTTTTCATAGTGATAAATTGTTTAGTTTTTCCTACTCTTATAGCTTTTCGGATTCCGCTTAATTTTTTCCTAATTTAGTGAATTTATATTATAAAAATTAATTTTTATTAAAGCTCTTCATCTTCTGTCAATTCATCAATAAAATAGTAAATATCTTCACGGTCGTATTTATCAGGAAACTGATATCCGTTAATTAAGATAATCGGGGTGAAGTTAAGGCCTGAATTTCTGTTTTCAGCAGACATATCGATTAATGGTGTAAGATCTTCGCTGCCTGATGCAGTCCCTGCCTTTTTTCTGGTTTTCTCTTCATCCCGGGTCTCAAACCAATAGTCTACAAGATCTAAAAACGCTTTGGCAGATTTATTTTTATAGGTGTGCATGAAGTCAGAAATCAGATTGGCAGATTTTTCGTTCTTCGGATCGGGAGAATAATTGAACCTCATCTGTACGGAAATATCATTAGGGTACCGCTGTAGCAGATTTTCCATAATTTTATGGGCATCTTTACAGAAACCGCAATAGGGATTTGAAACGATGGAAAGATGAAGTTTTGCCTCTTTGTTTCCGACGAAAAATGTTTCAGTATCACTGAATGTCACTTTTTCATTTTCCAAAAGTTCTCTTTTGAAAAGATCGTAATTTCTTTTGAATCTTAAATTTTTCGCATTCGATTTCTGTAAATTTTCTTTTAGTTCAAGCGTATTGTTCAGATACAGGATTAAAGAGAAAACGGCAATCCACAAAATGAGGCTTAGTAAAGCAATTTTCACATCAAAGTACAGGTTTTCAAAAAGAAATAGTCCGATGAATAACTGAGCTGTCAAAACGGTGATAATTAAAAGGCAGACCCGGCAAAAAGTTTTTTCTACAAATACCTGAACGTATATTGAATAACCGATCGCAATAAGTGAAGCCAGAGTAAAACCTTTGATGATAAAAGACGTAACCGGTAAAAACAGCCCTAAAACCGTGAGCCCGATAAAATAAATCAAAGAAAAATCTGAAAATTTTAGTCCGAAAATGCTTGTTTTGTCCTGGGTAATAATCTTATTGCAAGAATTCACACTTTGACTGCCAGCCGTATCGCCGCAGATACTGCTCATCACTGCAGATGTATTTCCGAATTTCTGATTAAAGATTTCCAACGAAATATAAACCCCCGCTAAGGAAAGTATATTGAAAAGAGCTTCAAACCATGCCAGGGTGAATACTGAATAGATCAGGACTATTGCGAAAACTGCATATATGAAAGGTTTATAATCTGTAACCGAATGGCTTTGGCTCTCCGTTTTTTCCTTTTCAAACAGCAAAACAAAATCGGTAGATTTCTGATGCAGCTCTTCTTTATCCAGTGTCTTTGCCTTATCCGAATAAACCGAGTATTGGTTTCCTGTTTTCTTTACCAGAGAGAAAGAATTATCAACAATTGCTATGAATTCTTCCGGAAGTTCATCCCAATATTCTTTGTCCAGTTCATACGCATCATTTCTTACTCCCATAAAATTCAGGGTATCACTGAAAGCTAGGGCAGAAGGGTAATTAGGATGTGAATTGAACTGAAAAAGAAACTCCTGTTTGTCAAGTTTGAGATAGTTAATGAGTTTATCCAAAAGCATATTAATTTTTTAACTAAAATACGGAGATGTTTGAGAAAAACAAATTTTTTTTCTATTTTAAGTGATTTATGGTTTGTATGGTAGTATTGATATTAATCAGTACATCCATATTAAATTCCGAAAGTATTATTCATATTTAATTTTATGGTTAAGTTCTATGGGGTTATTATTTTCCCGAATATCTTTTTTAATGTTATCTGTTTCTTTTCTCATATCAGCCGGAATGGCATTTCCCATTCCGTCGTTAACTTTAAAGGGCATTCCCGTTGATTTTATACGTGCGAGAGGGTCAGAATAATAATCTGAAGCTATTTTTTTAAACTGTTCCCAATTTAATTCTAAACCTTTATTCCGGTAATAAATTTTCTCACTTCCGTTCTTTATTTCGGTCAAATTAAAATTATAATCATTTTGATTGTCTGAAATTCTGATAACTAAACCAGGCAAACCTCTAAATACATAAGGTCCATCCTGAATAGGAATTTCAGTTGTAAACCAGGCTGTCCAATTTCTGCCGCCGTAACTAACCTTTGCTTTTTGGACCTCAAAATTTCCTATTTTACTTTTTTCAGGTAAAATTTCCCATTCCAATTTTTCAGTAATTCGTATTGAAAAAATATCTCTGTAAATATTTTGAATACTTTTGTACATGATATTTTCTGCATAATCTTTCACAATATAAAATTGATCCTCAAGTCTGATATTTCTTCCATTGCCCAAGCCTGTAGCTGCTATAAGTGAATCAGATGTCCGTTCTCTTTCACTTCTGAAAACAGAACGTTTTCCGCCTTCGCAATCCAAAATCATTTTCCTAAGTATGACACTGTCCTTTGGATTTGATTTATATTTAAAATCATACTCAAATAGTTTATTTTGACCGTAGGCGCTATTGAAAAATATCAATAACAAAAAAAATATTCTCACTTTAATACTCTTATTTTATTTTTTCAATTTTACAATGTGCTCTTTTGTATTCCGATAATCATTTATGACATGAAATAAGAAAAAAAGGACAAAGATTAGTAAGTAACAGAAATACAGTTTCATCGTTTATGTATAATATGATTTAACTTGCTGCGGGAAAGTATTTTTAAAATAGACAGAAACTTAGTTTACTCATAATTAATTTTATGATCAAGTTCAATTGGATTATTGTTTTTCAATAGAACTTTCTGGATATTTTTGATAAACTCTCTGCTGTCAATAGGCTGATATCCGCCGGTTCCATTATCTGTCACAACTTTTCGGCCACTGGCTTTTATGGATGACAGAGGATCGTTAAAGTAGTCTTGCAATAATTTTTTATACTGCTCCCAGTTTATTTCTTTACCTCCATCTGTTTCATATAAAGAGTCTCCGTTAATCTTATTTATTTTAGTTAATCTGAAAACGAAGTCTTTATGATCATCTTCAATCTGGATAATAAGACCGGGAAGTCCATGAAAATAATAGGGACCTTCCGGAATTGAAATATCTTCTGTAAACCATGCACTCCAGTGGCGGCCTGCATACTGGACCTCTGCTTTCTGACATTTGTAATTTCCGATTATCAGGGTTTCACGAAGAATCTGCCATTTTAATTCATCCATAATATTAATGAAGAACCGGTCACGGCTAAGAGGTGAAACGAAATATTTTCTATAACTTTTTTTATCAAGCTCTTTAGAAAAATAAAGTTCATATACAGCATTTGTATTGTATCCCAATCCGTATCCTGTTTTTCCTATAAGCGAATCTGATGTTCTTCGCATTTCAGTACGGAAAACGGATTTATGAGAAAAAATATCCAGCACATAATTTATCTTTTTAGTATCATTTTGTGCCGGGTCGTATTTATAGTTAAGCTCATATGAAACAGCCATACTTTGTGGAAATGCGATCACACTACAATGACACATTATTAAAATTAATATTGGTAAAAAAAATATTTTTGACTTCATAATCCAATTTAAAAACCTCACTTCCAAGATTTAATATACAGTGAAAGTGAGGAGAATTTATATTCTAAACGCATCTATAAGCACACCATTGTCCATTGCTGTCAGTACCACAATATACTTCACATGACAAACCATAAGGTGAGCAGTCACCACTTCCATGACACATATCAGGATATTCAGGTAATCGTTTCCCGCCTGCTAAAGTTTTTAATTCATTTCTTGAAAGTTTTCTGAGATTTTTCATTTGTTCAATTTTTAATTAATAATTTGCTTCTTGCCATATGAACCCTGG
The sequence above is a segment of the Chryseobacterium sp. JJR-5R genome. Coding sequences within it:
- a CDS encoding thioredoxin domain-containing protein, which translates into the protein MLLDKLINYLKLDKQEFLFQFNSHPNYPSALAFSDTLNFMGVRNDAYELDKEYWDELPEEFIAIVDNSFSLVKKTGNQYSVYSDKAKTLDKEELHQKSTDFVLLFEKEKTESQSHSVTDYKPFIYAVFAIVLIYSVFTLAWFEALFNILSLAGVYISLEIFNQKFGNTSAVMSSICGDTAGSQSVNSCNKIITQDKTSIFGLKFSDFSLIYFIGLTVLGLFLPVTSFIIKGFTLASLIAIGYSIYVQVFVEKTFCRVCLLIITVLTAQLFIGLFLFENLYFDVKIALLSLILWIAVFSLILYLNNTLELKENLQKSNAKNLRFKRNYDLFKRELLENEKVTFSDTETFFVGNKEAKLHLSIVSNPYCGFCKDAHKIMENLLQRYPNDISVQMRFNYSPDPKNEKSANLISDFMHTYKNKSAKAFLDLVDYWFETRDEEKTRKKAGTASGSEDLTPLIDMSAENRNSGLNFTPIILINGYQFPDKYDREDIYYFIDELTEDEEL
- a CDS encoding GLPGLI family protein, with protein sequence MRFLNWIMKSKIFFLPILILIMCHCSVIAFPQSMAVSYELNYKYDPAQNDTKKINYVLDIFSHKSVFRTEMRRTSDSLIGKTGYGLGYNTNAVYELYFSKELDKKSYRKYFVSPLSRDRFFINIMDELKWQILRETLIIGNYKCQKAEVQYAGRHWSAWFTEDISIPEGPYYFHGLPGLIIQIEDDHKDFVFRLTKINKINGDSLYETDGGKEINWEQYKKLLQDYFNDPLSSIKASGRKVVTDNGTGGYQPIDSREFIKNIQKVLLKNNNPIELDHKINYE
- a CDS encoding bacteriocin-like protein; translated protein: MKNLKKISRTNLKLVKGGITPECVAGQAASTKCYVSRNECVNDPVSEGFCIYYCNRYCY
- a CDS encoding GLPGLI family protein, giving the protein MRIFFLLLIFFNSAYGQNKLFEYDFKYKSNPKDSVILRKMILDCEGGKRSVFRSERERTSDSLIAATGLGNGRNIRLEDQFYIVKDYAENIMYKSIQNIYRDIFSIRITEKLEWEILPEKSKIGNFEVQKAKVSYGGRNWTAWFTTEIPIQDGPYVFRGLPGLVIRISDNQNDYNFNLTEIKNGSEKIYYRNKGLELNWEQFKKIASDYYSDPLARIKSTGMPFKVNDGMGNAIPADMRKETDNIKKDIRENNNPIELNHKIKYE
- a CDS encoding bacteriocin-like protein, with the translated sequence MKNLRKLSRNELKTLAGGKRLPEYPDMCHGSGDCSPYGLSCEVYCGTDSNGQWCAYRCV